A portion of the Desulfobacterales bacterium genome contains these proteins:
- the alaC gene encoding alanine transaminase — translation MKKFARIDRLPPYVFATVNKIKMEARHEGKDIIDLGMGNPDLPTPKHIIEKLIEAAQKEHNHRYSASMGIKKLRMAIADWYKRRYDVDIDYENEAIVTIGAKEGLSHLVLVTIGPGDVVFTPTPTYPIHPYSAIIAGGDVRGIPVGPDCNFFENLISATRQTWPKPKLLIISYPHNPTTEVVDLDFFEKVVAYAKENDIMVIHDLAYADLVFDGYKAPSFLQVKGAKDVGVEFFSLSKSYSMAGWRVGFCVGNPEIVSALRRIKSYLDYGIFQPVQIASIIALNGPQDCVKEICDTYKSRRDALIKGLKRVGWDVKPPKGTMFVWAKIPDTYIKMGSVEFSKMLINKAHVAVSPGIGFGEYGDDYVRFALIENEMRIKQAVRGIKKIL, via the coding sequence AAGCAAGACATGAAGGAAAGGACATTATTGATCTTGGAATGGGAAATCCAGATCTTCCAACACCTAAACACATTATTGAAAAATTAATTGAAGCTGCTCAAAAAGAGCATAATCATAGATATTCTGCGTCTATGGGCATCAAAAAATTGAGGATGGCCATAGCTGATTGGTATAAAAGAAGATATGATGTAGATATTGATTATGAAAACGAAGCTATAGTTACAATAGGAGCAAAAGAAGGGTTGTCTCACCTTGTTCTTGTTACTATTGGTCCTGGTGATGTAGTTTTTACACCTACTCCTACCTATCCTATTCATCCATATTCAGCAATAATCGCTGGTGGAGATGTTAGGGGAATACCTGTAGGCCCGGACTGTAATTTTTTTGAAAATTTAATCTCAGCTACAAGGCAAACTTGGCCAAAGCCGAAATTACTAATAATTTCATACCCTCATAATCCTACAACTGAAGTCGTTGATCTTGATTTTTTTGAAAAGGTTGTAGCTTATGCCAAAGAAAACGATATAATGGTTATTCATGACCTTGCTTATGCTGATTTAGTTTTTGATGGATATAAAGCTCCAAGCTTTCTTCAAGTCAAGGGTGCGAAAGATGTTGGGGTTGAATTTTTTTCCTTATCTAAAAGCTACAGTATGGCTGGTTGGAGAGTAGGCTTTTGTGTCGGTAACCCTGAAATTGTAAGTGCTTTGCGTAGAATTAAAAGTTACCTTGATTACGGAATTTTTCAGCCAGTACAGATTGCATCTATCATAGCATTAAATGGACCTCAAGACTGTGTAAAGGAAATTTGTGACACCTATAAATCAAGGAGAGACGCCTTAATAAAAGGACTTAAAAGGGTTGGATGGGATGTTAAGCCTCCAAAAGGAACAATGTTTGTATGGGCAAAAATTCCAGATACGTATATAAAAATGGGCTCAGTTGAATTTTCAAAAATGCTTATAAATAAAGCTCATGTAGCGGTATCCCCTGGTATAGGCTTTGGCGAATATGGTGATGATTATGTAAGATTTGCACTTATTGAAAATGAAATGCGTATAAAACAAGCTGTACGAGGAATTAAAAAAATTTTATAA